The following are encoded in a window of Blastocatellia bacterium genomic DNA:
- a CDS encoding alpha/beta hydrolase encodes MKNSTKAPLIDVVTQNPHLMVNGRRLEFAWHGPGPEQAPTLVFLHEGLGCVAMWRDFPAKLAAMTGCGAFVYSRFGYGQSESCALPRPLTFMHEEGLRVLPEVLATAGIRQCVLIGHSDGGSIAIIYAGGTLAAPLRGLILEAPHLFCESLTRQSIERVTAQYHQGELRQRLEKYHGANTACAFEGWSGAWLHPDFVSWNIEHYVAKINVPILLIQGEQDEYGTIAQVEAIARQARAGVDVLLLPDCGHAPHRDQEAATLQAMSAFVSRIIG; translated from the coding sequence GTGAAAAACAGTACGAAGGCCCCGCTCATTGACGTTGTGACGCAGAATCCGCATTTGATGGTCAACGGTCGGAGATTGGAATTTGCCTGGCATGGACCGGGGCCTGAGCAAGCGCCTACGCTCGTCTTTCTGCATGAGGGCTTAGGGTGCGTCGCGATGTGGCGCGACTTCCCGGCCAAGCTGGCAGCAATGACCGGCTGCGGTGCGTTTGTCTATAGTCGGTTCGGATATGGCCAATCGGAATCGTGCGCGTTGCCGCGTCCACTTACGTTCATGCATGAAGAAGGCTTGCGCGTGTTGCCTGAGGTGCTCGCCACTGCGGGGATTCGTCAGTGCGTGTTGATCGGGCATTCCGATGGCGGCTCGATTGCCATCATTTATGCTGGCGGCACACTGGCTGCGCCGCTCCGCGGCTTGATCTTGGAAGCGCCGCATCTATTTTGTGAATCACTGACGCGGCAGTCCATCGAGCGGGTCACTGCTCAGTATCATCAGGGCGAGCTGCGGCAGCGGCTGGAAAAATATCACGGCGCGAATACAGCCTGTGCATTTGAAGGGTGGAGCGGCGCGTGGTTGCATCCGGACTTCGTCTCCTGGAACATCGAGCACTACGTCGCGAAGATCAACGTGCCAATCCTGCTCATTCAAGGCGAGCAGGACGAATACGGAACAATAGCTCAGGTTGAGGCAATTGCGCGTCAGGCCCGCGCCGGCGTTGACGTGTTGCTGCTGCCCGATTGTGGACACGCGCCCCATCGAGATCAAGAAGCTGCAACGTTACAGGCCATGAGCGCTTTTGTCTCACGCATCATCGGGTGA
- a CDS encoding DUF1684 domain-containing protein yields the protein MLLLVLWCVLVWGIAASPRPAQDEAAYAAEVEQWHQQRIKSLTGETGWLNLAGLFWLKEGRSSFGAAKTNTIVFPSGKAPARIGWFILKDGVVSVRIRPGIDVRCQGKPVRFMTLRSDADGQPTILTHGSLSWFVIKRDKEFAIRLRDSQHPHLRAFKGIERFPINISWRIEAKFEPYDPPRKIPILTVLGTTTKEPSPGALVFQLQGRTHRLDVIARPEDEQLFVMFADETNGQETYGAGRYLYVDRPDKDGTVILDFNKAHNPPCAFTPYATCPLPPEQNRLPLKVTAGEKQYEGPAH from the coding sequence ATGCTATTGCTGGTTCTGTGGTGCGTGCTCGTGTGGGGCATTGCTGCTTCGCCGCGTCCTGCTCAGGATGAGGCTGCCTATGCAGCCGAGGTTGAGCAATGGCATCAACAGCGGATCAAGTCGCTCACCGGTGAGACGGGCTGGTTGAATCTGGCCGGCCTCTTCTGGTTGAAAGAAGGGCGCAGCAGTTTCGGCGCGGCCAAGACGAATACCATTGTTTTTCCGTCGGGGAAAGCGCCGGCGCGAATCGGCTGGTTTATTTTGAAGGATGGCGTTGTGAGCGTTCGGATTCGGCCCGGCATTGATGTTCGTTGCCAGGGAAAGCCTGTCAGGTTCATGACGCTGCGCAGCGATGCGGATGGGCAGCCAACGATCCTGACGCATGGATCATTGAGCTGGTTCGTTATCAAACGAGACAAGGAGTTTGCCATTCGGCTTCGTGATAGTCAGCATCCTCACCTCCGCGCGTTCAAAGGCATCGAGCGATTTCCTATCAATATCTCGTGGCGTATCGAGGCCAAATTCGAGCCATACGATCCGCCCAGGAAAATTCCTATACTGACCGTTTTGGGCACAACGACAAAGGAACCGTCTCCGGGCGCGCTCGTGTTTCAGTTGCAAGGTCGCACACATCGGCTCGACGTGATCGCCCGACCTGAGGATGAGCAATTGTTTGTGATGTTTGCCGACGAGACGAACGGCCAGGAGACGTACGGGGCCGGACGTTATCTCTACGTTGACAGGCCAGACAAAGACGGCACGGTGATCCTTGATTTCAACAAAGCCCACAATCCACCCTGCGCGTTCACGCCGTATGCGACCTGTCCGTTGCCGCCTGAGCAGAATCGCTTGCCGCTGAAGGTGACGGCTGGTGAAAAACAGTACGAAGGCCCCGCTCATTGA
- the fadI gene encoding acetyl-CoA C-acyltransferase FadI, whose protein sequence is MVDRARRVAIVDGCRTPFIKSGTLLKDFTSYELGKIATIELLNRTELDVNEVDEVIFGTVVPSIKTSNVAREIAIDAGVPPHVPAFSVARACASANQAITSAAEAILTGRCHTVIAGGTESLSDPPILFSRRMREAFQQAAKAKSFGAKLRAFGHLRLRDLAPEAPAIAERVTGLTMGQSAERMAKENGISRKEQDEFAYRSHRNAAAATDDGRLKQEIVPTFLPPDFTTAVTEDNGIRRDTTLEALAELPPVFDRQYGSVTAGNASPLSDGASALLIMSQEKARALGYRPLGYIRSYAYAALSPWDQLLMGPAYAAPIALDRAGLSLKDMDLIEMHEAFSAQVLSNIQAFQSRAFAREKLGREEPLGEVDLEKLNVCGGSIAIGHPFGATGGRLTITILNELKRRGGQFGLITVCAAGALGFAMVVERE, encoded by the coding sequence ATGGTTGACAGAGCGCGTCGCGTTGCTATTGTTGATGGTTGTCGCACACCGTTCATCAAATCCGGTACGCTGCTGAAGGACTTCACGTCTTATGAGCTGGGGAAAATCGCTACCATCGAATTGCTCAACCGAACAGAATTGGATGTCAACGAAGTGGATGAAGTGATCTTCGGAACAGTGGTTCCCAGTATCAAAACCTCGAATGTAGCTCGCGAAATCGCCATTGATGCAGGCGTGCCGCCGCATGTGCCGGCTTTCTCCGTCGCGCGCGCCTGCGCTTCAGCCAATCAAGCGATCACCAGCGCCGCCGAAGCCATCCTAACAGGCCGTTGCCATACGGTCATCGCCGGCGGCACTGAGTCGCTCTCTGACCCACCGATCCTATTTTCCCGACGCATGCGTGAGGCATTTCAGCAAGCTGCCAAAGCAAAATCCTTTGGCGCGAAGCTTCGCGCCTTTGGCCATCTGAGGTTGCGCGACCTGGCACCGGAAGCGCCGGCGATTGCCGAACGCGTGACCGGTCTGACGATGGGTCAATCGGCTGAACGGATGGCCAAAGAAAACGGCATCTCACGCAAAGAGCAGGATGAATTTGCCTACCGCAGCCACAGAAACGCCGCTGCCGCCACCGACGACGGCCGACTCAAACAGGAAATCGTCCCAACATTTCTGCCACCGGATTTCACCACTGCTGTCACCGAAGACAACGGCATTCGCCGTGACACAACATTGGAAGCGCTCGCCGAACTCCCACCTGTATTCGATCGCCAGTATGGTTCGGTCACCGCCGGAAATGCTTCTCCACTGAGCGACGGCGCGTCGGCCTTGCTCATCATGTCACAGGAGAAAGCCAGGGCGCTCGGCTACAGGCCACTCGGTTACATTCGTTCGTATGCTTATGCGGCGCTCTCGCCGTGGGACCAATTGCTGATGGGGCCGGCTTACGCCGCGCCGATTGCACTAGACCGGGCTGGACTCTCGCTCAAGGACATGGACCTGATTGAAATGCACGAAGCGTTTTCCGCTCAGGTGCTCTCTAACATTCAAGCATTCCAGTCGCGCGCGTTTGCGCGGGAAAAACTTGGACGTGAAGAACCGCTTGGCGAAGTGGACCTGGAGAAACTGAACGTCTGCGGCGGCTCGATTGCCATCGGGCATCCATTCGGCGCCACCGGCGGACGTCTCACGATCACCATCCTGAACGAGCTGAAGCGCCGTGGCGGCCAATTCGGGTTAATTACCGTGTGTGCTGCCGGCGCATTGGGCTTTGCCATGGTCGTCGAACGCGAATGA
- the rpe gene encoding ribulose-phosphate 3-epimerase, whose protein sequence is MKMIEIAPSILSADFTRLGEQVQLVERAGAALIHVDVMDGRFVPNITVGPLVVEAVRRVTDLPLDVHLMIVEPERYIEDFVKAGANLISVHVEATVHLHRALARIRELGCQAGAVLNPATPLSAVEEVLPLADYVLIMSVNPGFAGQTFIPASLYKVRRLDRLIQDRQLKTRIEIDGGISTANVEQVVTAGAEILVAGSAIFGAPDPAAVIHEMLELAHRAQARWIGATVGEQV, encoded by the coding sequence ATGAAGATGATTGAAATTGCGCCGTCCATTTTATCCGCTGATTTCACGCGATTAGGCGAACAGGTCCAGCTTGTGGAGCGAGCGGGCGCTGCGTTGATTCACGTGGATGTCATGGACGGTCGGTTTGTGCCGAACATCACGGTTGGCCCGTTGGTGGTTGAGGCGGTGCGGCGCGTCACGGATTTGCCGCTGGATGTTCACCTGATGATTGTGGAGCCTGAGCGGTACATTGAAGATTTCGTCAAGGCTGGCGCAAATTTGATCTCAGTGCACGTGGAGGCGACCGTGCACCTGCATCGCGCGCTGGCTCGCATTCGAGAGCTGGGTTGTCAGGCTGGCGCTGTGTTGAATCCGGCCACACCGTTGAGCGCGGTGGAAGAGGTGTTGCCGCTGGCCGACTACGTACTGATTATGTCGGTCAATCCGGGCTTTGCCGGGCAGACGTTTATTCCGGCCAGCTTGTACAAGGTGCGGCGCCTGGATCGCTTGATTCAGGACCGTCAACTGAAAACACGCATCGAAATTGACGGCGGCATTTCAACAGCCAATGTGGAACAGGTCGTCACCGCCGGCGCCGAGATACTCGTGGCTGGCTCGGCTATTTTTGGAGCGCCGGACCCAGCCGCCGTGATTCATGAGATGTTGGAACTAGCCCATCGCGCGCAAGCGCGTTGGATTGGTGCAACCGTAGGAGAGCAGGTATGA
- the bamD gene encoding outer membrane protein assembly factor BamD, whose translation MNVWKLSILIVIGALALTGCGRGKKQVGQETRRDSELLQQAAKDLERNKYIVGRLLLNTLITTYPDSPYVPMAKLMIADSFYREGTSEALAQAAVEYKDFANFFPTHPLADDALLHVAYIDMRQILAPNRDVTAAKKAEKNLLAILQRYPNTNHKEEIQQRLREVRNHLAEHHMEVARVQMRREQLKGARNRLREVAEEYPEYTKMDETLYRLGEVLFELEEPDEAAKYLARLVRSYPTSKYRERAAAMIEMMGKPVPESGPVEVAVALPPPDRGMLGSTLGFVMGLIANPDMRVPKQGILLKEDLTADELVAAAEQYTRPSTVTTAESSVVGVGPRASGARGGARGEQRVTVGSPDQKKPDQQKDGQQPTQQQQTNPKPN comes from the coding sequence ATGAACGTGTGGAAACTCTCGATTCTGATCGTCATCGGCGCGTTGGCGCTGACCGGCTGCGGCAGGGGTAAAAAGCAGGTCGGTCAGGAGACCCGGCGCGACAGTGAATTATTGCAACAGGCGGCCAAAGATTTGGAGCGTAACAAATACATCGTGGGTCGGCTGTTACTCAATACGTTGATCACCACCTACCCGGACAGTCCTTATGTGCCGATGGCCAAGTTGATGATCGCCGATTCGTTCTATCGTGAAGGCACAAGCGAGGCGCTGGCGCAGGCGGCGGTCGAGTATAAGGACTTTGCCAACTTCTTCCCGACCCATCCGCTGGCCGATGATGCGTTGTTGCACGTAGCCTATATTGACATGCGTCAGATTCTGGCGCCCAATCGCGATGTCACGGCAGCCAAGAAAGCTGAGAAGAATTTGCTGGCCATCTTGCAGCGTTACCCCAACACAAATCACAAGGAAGAAATCCAGCAGCGGCTCCGAGAAGTTCGCAATCATCTGGCCGAGCATCACATGGAAGTCGCTCGCGTGCAGATGCGGCGTGAACAGCTTAAAGGCGCTCGCAATCGGCTGCGTGAAGTTGCCGAAGAATACCCGGAATACACCAAAATGGACGAGACACTTTACCGGTTGGGCGAAGTGCTGTTTGAACTAGAGGAGCCGGATGAGGCAGCCAAATACTTGGCGCGATTGGTGCGCTCCTATCCAACCAGCAAGTATCGCGAGCGGGCGGCGGCGATGATTGAGATGATGGGGAAACCTGTGCCCGAATCGGGGCCTGTGGAAGTAGCGGTAGCATTGCCGCCGCCGGACCGCGGGATGCTCGGTTCGACATTGGGCTTCGTGATGGGCCTGATCGCTAATCCCGACATGCGCGTGCCCAAACAAGGCATACTGCTCAAAGAAGACCTCACGGCAGACGAACTGGTGGCAGCGGCCGAGCAATACACGCGCCCATCAACTGTGACAACGGCTGAATCGTCCGTCGTTGGTGTTGGCCCGAGAGCATCGGGCGCCAGAGGCGGCGCGCGCGGTGAACAAAGGGTGACGGTGGGCAGTCCTGATCAAAAGAAACCGGATCAACAAAAGGATGGTCAGCAACCGACTCAGCAACAGCAGACGAATCCCAAACCAAACTAA
- a CDS encoding PASTA domain-containing protein, which yields MQSHWREVVFPLGRDVLILVGLVLTFMLSATAALYVSMRRPVVIVPDLVGQRLTQAEETAQRAGFEALEVKSRVYHETAPINTIVEQWPRAGMPVRQGQPLRVSVSLGPAHPSSKPPQ from the coding sequence ATGCAATCCCATTGGCGGGAAGTGGTGTTCCCGCTGGGCCGCGATGTGCTGATCCTAGTGGGATTGGTGTTGACGTTTATGCTGAGTGCAACGGCTGCTCTGTATGTATCCATGCGCCGGCCTGTGGTGATTGTTCCTGATCTTGTTGGTCAGCGCCTGACACAGGCGGAAGAGACGGCTCAGCGAGCAGGATTCGAGGCTCTTGAGGTCAAGAGCCGTGTTTATCATGAGACAGCTCCGATCAACACGATTGTCGAGCAATGGCCGCGCGCGGGAATGCCCGTCAGACAGGGACAACCATTGCGCGTCAGCGTCAGTCTTGGGCCGGCTCATCCATCAAGCAAGCCGCCTCAATAA